The DNA region TTTTTGTTTTCCCCGAAGCGCGTCGGATGGTCGACTGCGCGAGAATGTCTGTGGTACCCGATGACAGGAGTCACCCCCATGTCCACCAACTCTTCCGACGACCGTCCGGAGCGCGAGCCGCGTCGCCGGGACGCCGGTGACGGGGGCGGCTCCCGAGGCGGTCGCGACGACCGGTCCGGTGCGCCTCGACGTGACAGTGACCGCGGCCCGCGTCGCGACGACAATCGAAGTGGCGGCGCCGGCGGTGGGTTCCGTCGTGATGATCGTGCCCCGCGTCGTGAGGACGACCGTGGTGGATACCGTGGCGGCCAGCGTGACGACCGTGGTGGGCGCCCCAGTGGCGGCTTCGAGCGTCGCGACGACCGCCCCCGCCGTGACGACAACCGTGGTGGCAGCACCGGCGGTGGCCCCCGTCGTGACGACAGCCGCGGTGGCAGCACGGGTGGCGGGTTCCGTCGTGACGACAACCGCGGTGGCAGCACGGGTGGCGGGTTCCGTCGTGACGACAGCCGTGGTGGCAGCACCGGCGGTGGGTTCCGTCGTGATGATCGTGCCCCGCGTCGTGAGGACGACCGTGGTGGATACCGTGGCGGCCAGCGTGACGACCGTGGTGGGCGCCCCAGTGGCGGCTTCGAGCGCCGCGACGACCGCCCCCGCCGTGACGACAACCGTGGTGGCAGCACCGGTGGCGGGTTCCGTCGTGACGACAACCGTGGTGGCAGCACCGGTGGCGGGTTCCGTCGTGACGACAACCGCGGTGGCAGCACCGGTGGCGGGTTCCGTCGTGACGACAGCCGTGGTGGCAGCACTGGTGGCGGTTTCCGTCGTGATGATCGTGCCCCGCGTCGTGAGGACGACCGTGGTGGATACCGTGGCGGCCAGCGTGACGACCGTGGTGGGCGCCCCAGTGGCGGCTTCGAGCGTCGCGACGACCGCCCCCGTCGTGATGACAGCCGTGGTGGCAGCACGGGTGGTGGCTTCCGTCGCGATGACAGCCGCGGTGGCAGCACGGGTGGTGGGTTCCGTCGCGATGACAGCCGCGGTGGCAGCACCGGCGGTGGGTTCCGTCGTGATGATCGTGCCCCGCGTCGTGAGGACGACCGTGGTGGATACCGTGGCGGCCAGCGTGACGACCGTGGTGGGCGCCCCAGTGGCGGCTTCGAGCGCCGTGACGACCGCGACCGTGGCCCCCGCCGCGACGACGACCGACCGAGCAGCTTCCGCCGTGACGACCGCGCCCCGCGTCGTGAGGACGACCGCGGTGGGTATCGCGGGGGTCAGCGCGACGACCGTGCCCCGCGTCGTGAGGACGACCGCGGTGGATACCGTGGCGGCCAGCGTGACGACCGTGGCGGGCGCCCCAGTGGCGGCTTCGAGCGCCGTGACGACCGCGACCGTGGCCCCCGCCGCGACGACAACCGTGGTGGGAACGCCGGTGGTGGGTTCCGCCGCGACGACCGGAGCAACGACCGTGGGCCGCGCCGTGACAACGACCGGGGCAACGACCGCGGCGGCTTCCGCGGCCGGGACGACCGCGGCGGTTACCAAGGACGCGACGAGCGCGACCGTGAGCCGATCAAGCGCCTGCCCATTCCGGACGATGTCACCGGCGACGAGATCGACAAGGACGTCCGCCAGGAGCTGATGAGCCTGCCGAAGACGCTCGCCGAGGACGTCGCACGGAACCTCGTCATGGTGGCCCGCCTGATCGACGAGGACCCCGAGCAGGCGTACGCGTACTCGCGCATCGCTCTGCGTCTGGCCTCGCGCGTCGCCGCGGTGCGCGAAGCCGCCGGCTTCGCCGCGTACGCCACGCAGAAGTACGCGGAGGCACTGGCCGAGTTCCGGGCCTCCCGTCGGATGACGGGTTCCGTGGATCTGTGGCCCGTCATGGCCGACTGCGAGCGTGGACTCGGCCGCCCCGAGCGTGCCATGGCCATGGCCGGCGAGCCCGAGGTGCAGAAGCTGGACAAGGCCGGCCAGGTCGAGATGCGGCTGGTGACCGCAGGGGCCCGCAGGGACATGGGACAGATCGACGCCGCGATCGTCACGCTGCAGAGCCCTGAGCTCGCGTCCAGCGCCGTCCACTCCTGGACGCCGCGTCTGCGGTACGCCTACGCGGACGCCCTTCTGGAGGCCGGGCGCGAGGACGAGGCCCGTGAGTGGTTCACGAAGGCCATGGAGGCCGACAAGGACGGCGCGACCGACGCGTCCGACCGGCTTGCCGAGCTCGACGGCGTCGAGTTCGTCGACGCCCTCGGTGAGGACGACGACGAGCACGACAGCGTGGCCCCCGCCGCTGCGGACGTCCCGGACGCGCAGGACTACGACGAGGACGAGGACGACGTCGACGTCGACGTCGACGTCGACGTCGACGATGACCACAATGACGATGACGTGGACGGACCCGCGAAGGCGTAAGCGCTGAGGCGCGACGAACACAAGGAGGAGGGCGGCACCCCGGCGGGTGCCGCCCTCCTCCTTCGTGGCGGCGCGTCAGTCGGTGCCGAGGTCCCGCAGGACCAGGCCCGTGGCCGGTTTGGGGCCGAACGAGGTCGACTTGCGGGGCATGGTGACGCCCTGTCTGGCCAGGTCGCGGACGACGTCCTCGCTCACCGGATGCATCAGGACGGCCGTGGCGTCGTGCCGCTCCGCCTGCTCGACCGCCGCCTCGGTGTCGTGGATGTAGGCGATGTGGTCCGGGGCGTCCGGTATCCGCCAGACGTGGTCGAGGAGCACGGAGTGCAGCACGGTGGCATCGAGCGCCCGCCAGGCTGCCGGCCGGTCCGCCGGCACCGTGCGGGCCAGGAGGTGTTCATCGGGCCGGTCGACGAGGTGGAAGCGTCCGTCGCCCGCGAGCAGGAAGGCGTTGCCCTCGGCCGCGGCCTCTGCGAGCGCGTCGAGCGCTCCGCGGAGAGGGCCCTCGACGCGCCGGACCCTGAAGGCGTCGTCGAGAGCGCTCAGGGCCTGTGCGACGGGCAGGCGGTGCAGCAGACGGTGGATGGCACGGACCTGCAACGGGTAGCGGGCGGTGTCGACGAGCAGGACCAGGCCGAAGTCCCACGGGCCCGGCCCGGACTGCTCCGCCTGCAGCCTGAGATAGGTCGCCCAGCGGTGATGCCCGTCGGCGATCAGGGCCTGGCGCCGCGAGAGATCGGACTGGATCTCCGCCCGTTCCGCCGGATCCGTCACGGCCCAGAGGCGGTGGGCGACGCCGTCCTCGGTCGTCGTGGCGAGCACCGGCAGGCGCTTCGCCACCCGTTCGATGACGGCCGTCGCACCGGTCGGCCCTCCGTCACCGGCGTAGCTGAGGAGCAGTGGTTCGAGGTGGGCCGCCGCCGTACGCATCAGGGCCGCGCGGTCCGCGACGATGTCGGCCATGACGTCCTCGTGCGGCAGCACGACGCCCTCGGTCGCGGGCGAGAGAGCCAGGGCCCCGATCACACCGCGCTGCAGGAGATCGCCGGTCCGCTGCTCGTAGACGTACAGCACCGGCTCCGGATCAGGGGCGAGGACTCCCTCCGCGAGCCAGCGCTGCAGGGTTTCAGCCGCCTGCCGGTGGCGTGCGTCGGCGCTGTCCGCCTGGGGAAGGATCAGCCGCACGATGTTGTGCGGGTCCGCCGACTCGAGGTGGTGCAGCCCGTCGGGCCGTACGACGACGTCGTACGGCGGAGACGTCACGGCGGCCAGACTGCCGACCCTCTCGGGGACGTACCGCAGTCCGCGGAAGGGGATCAGCCGCAGTCCACGGCCGCCGGCAGGCCCGGGTGTGTTCATTCGTGCATCGTATGTGCGCCCCGGGATGGGCGATGATCGGGGGAGAGCATGGACAGAGGAGCGCAGGCATATGAGTCAGCAGTACAGGTCCCGGCCGCTCGGGAGCAGCACGGCGCTGAGCGAGGCGTACGACACGGCCCTGCTCGATCTCGACGGTGTGGTGTACGCCGGCGGGCACGCGATCGACCATGCCGTCGAGTCGCTGGGCACCGCGAGCGCGGGTGGCATGCGGCTGGCGTACGTGACGAACAACGCCCTGCGGACCCCCGACGCCGTCGCTGAGCACCTGACGGAGCTGGGCATCCCGGCCGAGGCGGCCGATGTGATCACGTCGGCGCAGGCGGTGGCCCGGCTGATGGCCGATCAGCTGCCGTCCGGCGCGCGGGTGCTCGTGGTCGGCGGGGAGGGGCTGCGCGTCGCCCTGCGTGAGCGGGGCCTGGTGCCCGTCGAGTCGGTGCAGGACGAGCCGGTCGCCGTGGCACAGGGGTACGGGGGACCCGGCCTGGAGTGGGGGCGTTTCGCCGAGGCGGCGTACGCGATCGCAGGTGGGGCCGTGTGGTTCGCCTCCAACACGGACCTGACGATCCCGAGTGCCCGGGGCATCGCGCCGGGCAACGGCGCGGCGGTCGAGGTCGTACGGATCGCCACGGGCGCGGAGCCGCAGGTCGCCGGCAAGCCGTTGCCGCCGATGCACCGCGAGACGGTGCTGCGGACCGGGGCCGAGCGGCCGCTGGTCGTCGGGGACCGGCTGGACACCGACATCGAGGGCGCGTTCAACGGGGGTGTGGACTCGCTCCTGGTGCTCACCGGGGTGACCGACGCGGCGCAGCTGGTCGCGGCCGAACCGAAGCACCGGCCGACCTACGTGGACCGGGATTTGCGGGGCCTGCTCACCGGACAGCCCGAGGTCTCGGTGCGCGACGGGGTGTTCGGCTGTGGCGGCTGGACGGCCGAGGCGCGGGGCGACGCGCTCTCGCTGGAGGGCGACGGTGACGCACTGGACGGGCTGCGGGCCCTGTGCGGGGCGGCCTGGACGCACGCCGGAGAAGAGGCGTGCGGGCTCGACGCGGGGAAGGCGGTGGCCCGACTCGGCCTGTAACCGATCGGTGCACCACTCCGGGGAGGCCGGGCACCACACCGGGGGGGCCTGGCACAGCACCGGGGAGGCCGGGCACGCGGAGGCCGGGCACCGGGAAGCCGGAGGCACCGACAAGGCCCGCACCGGAGGGACCCGGCACCGGCCGGCCCGAACCAGCCCAGGCAACCCGAACCAGCCCAGGCACCGGCCAGGCACCCAATCGGGAGGATAGGCTAACCTAACCCGGTGTTGGTCGAGAGTCCCCCCGAATCGAGCGCCGGCCCGGCAGCCGCGCCGGACAGGCCGGTGCGCGCCGGGCGTCACGCGCTGCGCGCCGCCGGGCTGCTGGCAGCCGTGGGCATGCTGGTGGTCGTATGCCTCGCGAGTGTCGCCGTAGGCGCGAAGGCCCTTCCCCTTTCCGACGTCTGGCACGGTCTGTTCCACTTCTCGGGAACCAGCGGTGACGTCCTCGTACGGGACGTGCGCGTGCCGCGCACGGTGCTCGGGCTGATCGTCGGAGCCGCGCTCGGCCTCGCCGGTGCGGTGATGCAGGCGCTGACCCGCAACCCGCTCGCCGAACCCGGGCTGCTGGGGGTCAACGCGGGGGCGTCGGCGGCCGTCGTATCGGCCATCAGCTTCTTCGGCGTCACCTCGCTGACCGGGTACGTCTGGTTCGCCTTCGGCGGCGCGGCGATCGTCTCGGTCGCGGTCTACGTCCTCGGCGGCAGCCGATCCGCGAATCCGGTACGGCTGGCGCTCGCGGGTACGGCGGTCACCGCCGCCCTCTACGGCTACGTCAACGCCGTCCAGCTGCTCGACGCGGCGGCGCTGGACCGGCTGCGGTTCTGGACCGTCGGATCACTGGCCTCCGCGAACACGGAGACCGTCGGCAAGGTGTGGCCGTTCGTCGCGCTCGGCGTGCTGCTGTCGCTGCTGATCGCCCGCCCTCTGAACGCGCTGGAGATGGGCGACGACACGGCCAGGGCGCTCGGGGCACACCTGACCCGCACCCGCGTCCTCGCCATGGTGGCCGTCACCCTGCTCTGCGGGGCCGCGACCGCCGCCTGCGGGCCGATCGTCTTCATCGGGCTGATGATCCCGCACCTGGTCCGCACCATCACCGGCCCCGACATGCGGTGGATCCTGCCGTACGCGGCCGTGCTCGCGCCCGTGCTCCTGCTCGGTGCCGACGTGGTGGGCCGGATCATCGCCCGCCCCTCCGAGCTGCAGGTCGGCATCGTCACCGCGCTGCTGGGCGGACCCGTCTTCATCCACCTCGTACGACGCAAGAGGATGGCCCAGCTGTGAAGGCCGCGCAGGACACCACGAGGACGGTCCGTGCCGTGCGGACCACCGGGGGGTACTCCTTCCGCGTCGACTCACGGGCGTTCCTGGTCATCGCACTGCTCGTCGTCGCGGCACTCGCCGCCGCGGTGGTGCTGATCGGCAGCGGCGACTACTCCATGTCGCCCGGCGAGGTCCTCACCACGCTGTCCGGCAACGGAACGTTCCAGCAGGAGTTCGTCGTCACGGAACTGCGGCTGCCGAGGGTCCTGGTCGGCCTCCTCGTCGGCGCCGCGCTCGGCGTG from Streptomyces sp. B1I3 includes:
- a CDS encoding tetratricopeptide repeat protein, with amino-acid sequence MSLPKTLAEDVARNLVMVARLIDEDPEQAYAYSRIALRLASRVAAVREAAGFAAYATQKYAEALAEFRASRRMTGSVDLWPVMADCERGLGRPERAMAMAGEPEVQKLDKAGQVEMRLVTAGARRDMGQIDAAIVTLQSPELASSAVHSWTPRLRYAYADALLEAGREDEAREWFTKAMEADKDGATDASDRLAELDGVEFVDALGEDDDEHDSVAPAAADVPDAQDYDEDEDDVDVDVDVDVDDDHNDDDVDGPAKA
- a CDS encoding DUF1015 domain-containing protein, coding for MNTPGPAGGRGLRLIPFRGLRYVPERVGSLAAVTSPPYDVVVRPDGLHHLESADPHNIVRLILPQADSADARHRQAAETLQRWLAEGVLAPDPEPVLYVYEQRTGDLLQRGVIGALALSPATEGVVLPHEDVMADIVADRAALMRTAAAHLEPLLLSYAGDGGPTGATAVIERVAKRLPVLATTTEDGVAHRLWAVTDPAERAEIQSDLSRRQALIADGHHRWATYLRLQAEQSGPGPWDFGLVLLVDTARYPLQVRAIHRLLHRLPVAQALSALDDAFRVRRVEGPLRGALDALAEAAAEGNAFLLAGDGRFHLVDRPDEHLLARTVPADRPAAWRALDATVLHSVLLDHVWRIPDAPDHIAYIHDTEAAVEQAERHDATAVLMHPVSEDVVRDLARQGVTMPRKSTSFGPKPATGLVLRDLGTD
- a CDS encoding HAD hydrolase-like protein, producing the protein MSQQYRSRPLGSSTALSEAYDTALLDLDGVVYAGGHAIDHAVESLGTASAGGMRLAYVTNNALRTPDAVAEHLTELGIPAEAADVITSAQAVARLMADQLPSGARVLVVGGEGLRVALRERGLVPVESVQDEPVAVAQGYGGPGLEWGRFAEAAYAIAGGAVWFASNTDLTIPSARGIAPGNGAAVEVVRIATGAEPQVAGKPLPPMHRETVLRTGAERPLVVGDRLDTDIEGAFNGGVDSLLVLTGVTDAAQLVAAEPKHRPTYVDRDLRGLLTGQPEVSVRDGVFGCGGWTAEARGDALSLEGDGDALDGLRALCGAAWTHAGEEACGLDAGKAVARLGL
- a CDS encoding iron ABC transporter permease, with the protein product MLVESPPESSAGPAAAPDRPVRAGRHALRAAGLLAAVGMLVVVCLASVAVGAKALPLSDVWHGLFHFSGTSGDVLVRDVRVPRTVLGLIVGAALGLAGAVMQALTRNPLAEPGLLGVNAGASAAVVSAISFFGVTSLTGYVWFAFGGAAIVSVAVYVLGGSRSANPVRLALAGTAVTAALYGYVNAVQLLDAAALDRLRFWTVGSLASANTETVGKVWPFVALGVLLSLLIARPLNALEMGDDTARALGAHLTRTRVLAMVAVTLLCGAATAACGPIVFIGLMIPHLVRTITGPDMRWILPYAAVLAPVLLLGADVVGRIIARPSELQVGIVTALLGGPVFIHLVRRKRMAQL